Proteins encoded together in one Variovorax paradoxus window:
- a CDS encoding TRAP transporter large permease subunit, with protein MLHESTFETPPLLHGDVATGASANPLSGMAGRADRVLGGAVEAVAALLVLAEICVLFAGVVSRYVFHAPLVWSDELASILFLWLSMLGAAVALRRGEHMRMTALLQKVQPSTRALLDAFAIAASVAFLVLIVWPSIDYAHEESFIVTPALEISNAWRAAAIPAGIGIMVVMALLRLLRVCTGRQIAVAVLGMAALVGAFWLAAPLFATLGKFNLVIFFVVVVAATVLSGVPIAFSFALATFGYLALTTRTPLLVMVGRLDEGMSHLILLAVPLFIFLGALIEMTGMARAMIQFLASLLGHVRGGLSYVLIGAMYLVSGISGSKIADMAAIAPVLFPEMVKRGAKPGDLVALLSATGAQTETIPPSIVLITIGSVTGISIAALFTGGLLPAVVLGAALCVVVWWRYRREDLGGVQRHSKREIGKLLLVALPAVLLPFVIRAAVVEGVATATEVSTIGIVYSALVGLFVYRQFDWKRLKPMLIDTASLSGAIIFIVGCATAMAWGLTQSGFSQDLARIMGALPGGAYGFLAVSIVAFIVLGSVLEGIPAIVLFGPLLFPIAKAAGVHEVHYAMVVIFAMGIGLFAPPFGVGYYGACAVSKVNPDEGIRHIWGYIAAMLVGLVIVAAFPWFSTGFLKF; from the coding sequence ATGCTGCATGAATCCACTTTCGAGACGCCGCCTCTCTTGCACGGCGACGTGGCCACCGGAGCATCGGCCAACCCGCTGAGCGGTATGGCCGGGCGCGCTGACCGCGTGCTCGGCGGCGCGGTCGAAGCCGTTGCCGCGCTGCTGGTGCTGGCAGAAATCTGCGTGTTGTTTGCGGGCGTGGTGTCGCGCTATGTGTTCCATGCGCCGCTGGTGTGGTCGGACGAGCTCGCATCCATCCTGTTCCTGTGGCTCTCGATGCTCGGCGCGGCCGTGGCGCTGCGGCGCGGCGAACACATGCGCATGACCGCGCTTCTGCAGAAGGTGCAGCCTTCGACGCGCGCCCTGCTCGACGCCTTTGCCATAGCGGCGTCTGTCGCGTTTTTGGTGCTGATCGTCTGGCCGTCGATCGACTACGCGCATGAAGAGTCGTTCATCGTCACGCCCGCGCTGGAGATCAGCAACGCGTGGCGCGCCGCGGCCATTCCGGCGGGCATCGGCATCATGGTGGTCATGGCGCTGCTGCGCCTGCTGCGCGTGTGCACCGGCCGGCAGATCGCCGTCGCGGTGCTCGGCATGGCTGCGCTGGTGGGCGCCTTCTGGCTGGCGGCGCCGCTCTTTGCAACGCTCGGCAAGTTCAACCTGGTGATCTTCTTCGTGGTGGTGGTGGCGGCCACGGTGCTCTCGGGCGTGCCCATTGCTTTTTCATTCGCGCTGGCCACTTTCGGCTACCTGGCGCTCACCACGCGCACGCCGCTGCTGGTGATGGTGGGGCGGCTCGACGAAGGCATGTCGCACCTCATCCTGCTGGCGGTGCCGCTCTTCATCTTCCTGGGCGCGCTCATCGAGATGACGGGCATGGCGCGCGCCATGATCCAGTTTCTTGCGAGCCTGCTGGGGCACGTGCGCGGCGGCCTCTCTTATGTGCTGATCGGCGCGATGTACCTGGTGTCGGGCATTTCGGGCTCCAAGATTGCCGACATGGCCGCCATTGCGCCCGTGCTCTTCCCTGAAATGGTGAAGCGCGGCGCAAAGCCTGGCGACCTGGTGGCGCTGCTCTCTGCCACCGGCGCGCAGACCGAGACCATTCCGCCGTCGATCGTGCTCATCACCATCGGCTCGGTCACCGGCATTTCCATTGCGGCGCTGTTCACCGGCGGGCTGCTGCCGGCCGTGGTGCTGGGTGCCGCGCTGTGCGTGGTGGTGTGGTGGCGCTACCGGCGCGAAGACCTGGGCGGCGTGCAGCGCCACAGCAAGCGCGAAATCGGAAAGCTGCTGCTGGTCGCCCTGCCCGCGGTGCTGCTGCCCTTCGTGATTCGCGCCGCGGTGGTCGAAGGCGTGGCAACGGCTACCGAGGTGTCGACCATCGGCATCGTCTACTCGGCGCTCGTCGGGCTCTTTGTGTATCGGCAGTTCGACTGGAAGCGGCTCAAGCCGATGCTGATCGACACCGCATCGCTCTCGGGCGCGATCATCTTCATTGTGGGCTGTGCCACGGCGATGGCCTGGGGCCTTACGCAGTCGGGCTTCTCGCAAGACCTGGCTCGCATCATGGGCGCGCTGCCGGGTGGTGCCTACGGCTTCCTTGCCGTGTCGATCGTCGCCTTCATCGTGCTGGGCAGCGTGCTCGAGGGCATTCCGGCCATCGTGCTGTTCGGGCCGCTGCTCTTTCCCATTGCCAAGGCCGCGGGCGTGCATGAGGTGCACTACGCCATGGTCGTCATTTTTGCGATGGGCATCGGCCTCTTCGCACCGCCCTTCGGCGTGGGCTACTACGGCGCATGCGCGGTGAGCAAGGTCAACCCCGACGAAGGCATCAGGCACATCTGGGGCTACATCGCCGCCATGCTGGTGGGCCTGGTGATCGTGGCCGCGTTCCCGTGGTTCTCGACCGGTTTTCTCAAGTTCTGA
- a CDS encoding VOC family protein — MSRFLGEIRQLGYVVHDIEAAMDYWSTKLGVGPWFYNPKVPIKNYRYNGEAHEPHNSVALANSGYVQVELIQTRNNVPSMYRDFLQAGRTGLQHVAYWTADYDADLARLTAQGFKPVMSGEVGERGRFIYFDTEYHPGTVIELSEVAGPKGKMFDLIRSASEGWDGSEPVRPFPDLSKL, encoded by the coding sequence ATGAGTCGATTCCTCGGCGAGATTCGCCAGCTGGGCTATGTCGTGCACGACATCGAGGCCGCCATGGACTACTGGAGCACCAAGCTCGGCGTGGGCCCCTGGTTCTACAACCCCAAGGTGCCCATCAAGAACTACCGCTACAACGGCGAGGCGCATGAGCCGCACAACTCGGTGGCGCTGGCCAACTCGGGCTACGTGCAGGTAGAGCTCATCCAGACGCGCAACAACGTGCCTTCGATGTACCGCGACTTCCTGCAGGCCGGCCGCACCGGGCTGCAGCACGTGGCCTACTGGACGGCCGACTACGACGCCGACCTGGCACGCCTTACCGCGCAGGGCTTCAAGCCGGTAATGAGCGGCGAAGTGGGCGAGCGCGGCCGCTTCATCTACTTCGACACCGAATACCACCCGGGCACGGTGATCGAACTGTCCGAGGTGGCGGGGCCCAAGGGCAAGATGTTCGACCTGATCCGAAGCGCCTCCGAAGGCTGGGACGGCAGCGAGCCGGTGCGGCCCTTTCCGGACCTGAGCAAGCTGTGA
- a CDS encoding ribulose-bisphosphate carboxylase large subunit family protein, whose translation MAPVERIHARYLIETPLDPAAVAEVMAGEQSCGTFTRVEGETDALRERARATVEAIAEVAPAEAPSLPNALLERKGARGPWRRAHIDISFPAANIGANLPTLAATVSGNLYDLGEVTGLRLESLRVPAAYRAQFEMPRAGIAGTRRATGVASGALVGTIIKPNVGLSAAETAELVARLCAAGVDFIKDDEVCADPAHAPLAERVPAVMAVVRAHQERTGKHVMVAFNITDETDAMKRHADLVEREGGSCVMASLNWCGHSGIQSLRRHTGLALHGHRNGYGALSRHPLLGISFQAYQTLWRLAGVDHMHVHGLQGKFSQADSEVIESARDCFTPLTDAADDRVMPAFSSGQWAGTVPATWAAIGSDDLLFMAGGGILAHPDGAAAGVASIRQAWSAVRNGIALEDAARGAPELAHALAFFGKP comes from the coding sequence ATGGCGCCAGTTGAACGCATCCACGCGCGCTACCTCATCGAAACGCCGCTGGACCCGGCCGCCGTGGCCGAGGTGATGGCGGGCGAGCAATCGTGCGGCACCTTCACGCGGGTGGAGGGCGAGACGGATGCGCTGCGCGAGCGGGCCCGCGCCACCGTCGAGGCAATTGCCGAAGTTGCCCCGGCCGAAGCGCCGAGCTTGCCGAACGCGCTGCTGGAGCGCAAGGGCGCGCGCGGGCCGTGGCGGCGCGCGCACATCGACATTTCGTTTCCGGCGGCGAACATCGGCGCCAACCTGCCGACGCTCGCGGCCACCGTCTCGGGCAACCTGTACGACCTGGGCGAAGTCACCGGCCTCAGGCTCGAATCGCTTCGCGTGCCGGCGGCCTACCGCGCGCAGTTCGAAATGCCGCGCGCCGGCATCGCGGGCACCCGGCGCGCCACCGGCGTGGCAAGCGGTGCGCTGGTCGGTACCATCATCAAGCCGAACGTGGGGCTTTCTGCAGCCGAGACGGCTGAGCTGGTGGCACGGCTGTGCGCCGCGGGCGTCGACTTCATCAAGGACGACGAGGTGTGCGCCGACCCCGCGCATGCGCCGCTCGCGGAGCGCGTGCCCGCGGTAATGGCCGTGGTGCGCGCACACCAGGAGCGCACCGGCAAGCACGTGATGGTGGCCTTCAACATCACCGACGAAACCGATGCCATGAAGCGGCATGCCGACCTGGTCGAGCGCGAAGGCGGCTCATGCGTGATGGCCAGCCTCAACTGGTGCGGGCACTCGGGCATACAGAGCTTGCGGCGCCACACCGGCCTGGCGCTGCACGGCCACCGCAACGGATACGGCGCGCTGTCGCGGCATCCTTTGCTCGGCATCTCGTTCCAGGCGTATCAAACGCTCTGGCGGCTCGCGGGCGTCGACCACATGCACGTGCACGGCTTGCAAGGCAAGTTTTCGCAGGCCGACAGCGAAGTGATCGAATCGGCACGCGACTGCTTCACGCCGTTGACCGATGCCGCGGACGACCGCGTGATGCCGGCGTTCTCGTCGGGCCAATGGGCCGGCACTGTGCCAGCCACCTGGGCGGCCATCGGCAGCGACGACCTGCTCTTCATGGCCGGCGGCGGCATTCTTGCGCATCCGGACGGTGCCGCGGCAGGTGTGGCCAGCATCCGGCAGGCATGGTCGGCCGTTCGCAACGGTATTGCGCTGGAAGACGCGGCCCGCGGCGCTCCCGAGCTTGCACATGCCCTCGCCTTCTTCGGCAAGCCGTGA
- a CDS encoding four-carbon acid sugar kinase family protein, translating to MTPATPAPAVVYYGDDFTGATDTLGTAARAGLRALLFLKTPDAARLARTGPLDVLGIAGAARAMAPEAMQAELAPVAALFRSLGARVLHYKTCSTFDSAPHIGSIGAAVGALRTAVEQPWAAIVGGQPNLGRYCLFGNLFAAAGAGGEVFRIDRHPTMSRHPVTPMHEADLRIHLARQGLAEVRSIPFTAALQGTDALGNALQRALQAPFSEAGTGAVLFDVADAPQLANIGQVLWAQASRATLLAVGPSSVVDALAAALGPRHANAQAGPPRVAPAQGPVLVLAGSLSPVTARQVAEARSFETVWLDAPLLAQRDAATLERHAQDIARGLAGGRNVLACTRPSEQQLQPATELDAQALARAGGDLLAKVLAMAPLQRVGIAGGDTSSHGMQALDAWGLSYVADMGAGASLCRVHSDDAALDGMEIMLKGGQMGSNDVFERLVHGIA from the coding sequence GTGACGCCGGCAACGCCCGCTCCAGCCGTCGTCTATTACGGCGATGACTTCACCGGCGCAACCGACACGCTCGGCACCGCGGCGCGAGCGGGCCTGCGTGCGCTTCTGTTCCTGAAGACGCCCGATGCCGCCCGGCTCGCCCGCACCGGGCCGCTCGACGTGCTGGGCATTGCCGGCGCTGCGCGGGCCATGGCGCCGGAGGCGATGCAGGCCGAGCTGGCCCCGGTGGCGGCACTGTTCCGCTCGCTCGGCGCCCGCGTGCTGCACTACAAGACCTGTTCGACATTCGACAGCGCGCCGCACATCGGCTCCATCGGCGCAGCCGTTGGCGCGCTGCGCACCGCCGTAGAGCAACCGTGGGCCGCGATCGTCGGCGGCCAGCCCAACCTTGGGCGGTACTGCCTTTTTGGCAACCTGTTTGCCGCAGCCGGTGCGGGCGGCGAGGTGTTCCGTATCGACCGGCATCCGACGATGAGCCGTCACCCGGTGACGCCGATGCACGAGGCGGACCTGCGGATTCACCTGGCCAGGCAGGGCTTGGCCGAGGTGCGCTCCATTCCGTTCACGGCCGCCTTGCAGGGAACGGATGCGCTCGGCAATGCGCTGCAGCGCGCATTGCAGGCGCCCTTTTCCGAAGCCGGCACCGGCGCCGTGCTGTTCGACGTGGCCGACGCACCGCAACTGGCAAACATTGGCCAAGTGCTGTGGGCACAGGCAAGCCGTGCCACGCTGCTTGCCGTAGGGCCGAGCAGCGTGGTAGACGCACTGGCCGCCGCCCTTGGACCGCGCCATGCCAACGCGCAGGCCGGCCCGCCCCGCGTGGCACCCGCGCAAGGCCCGGTGCTGGTGCTTGCCGGAAGCCTCTCGCCCGTGACCGCACGACAAGTGGCGGAGGCACGCTCGTTCGAGACGGTGTGGCTCGACGCACCTCTGCTCGCACAGCGGGACGCGGCCACGCTCGAACGCCACGCCCAAGACATTGCGCGCGGCCTCGCAGGCGGCCGCAACGTGCTGGCCTGCACCCGCCCCTCTGAACAGCAGTTGCAGCCCGCCACCGAACTGGATGCGCAGGCGCTCGCACGCGCGGGCGGCGACTTGCTGGCCAAGGTGCTCGCGATGGCGCCGCTGCAGCGCGTGGGCATTGCCGGCGGCGACACGTCGAGCCACGGCATGCAAGCGCTCGATGCATGGGGGCTTTCGTATGTGGCGGACATGGGCGCCGGCGCATCGCTGTGCCGCGTGCACAGCGACGATGCCGCACTCGACGGCATGGAGATCATGCTGAAGGGCGGCCAGATGGGCTCGAACGACGTGTTCGAGCGCCTGGTGCACGGCATCGCCTGA
- the cobA gene encoding uroporphyrinogen-III C-methyltransferase produces the protein MSLTLTPSSRSDDRNLRTPPVDDRSMHGRCTLVGAGPGDPELLTIKALKAIQSATVLLVDDLVSDEIVAMAQPGARLIHVGKRGGCKSTPQSFIERLMIMAVREGEHVVRLKGGDPFIFGRGGEEVEHLAQAGIHVEVVNGITSGLAGLTSLGVPLTHRDHAQGVVFVTGHAKPGSPGTDWHALAATAHAARLTLVIYMGVSGAGRIQGELLSGLPASTPIVVVQNASMPTQRHAVGTLGTLERTIADNGLCSPSIIVVGDVLQGLAAAASSAHVALEKAA, from the coding sequence ATGAGCCTCACTCTTACGCCCTCGTCGCGCAGCGACGACCGCAACCTACGCACGCCGCCCGTGGACGATCGCTCCATGCACGGCCGCTGCACGCTCGTCGGCGCCGGCCCCGGCGACCCCGAACTGCTCACGATCAAGGCGCTCAAGGCCATCCAGTCGGCCACCGTGCTGCTCGTCGACGACCTGGTGAGCGACGAGATCGTTGCCATGGCGCAACCCGGTGCTCGCCTGATCCACGTCGGCAAGCGCGGCGGCTGCAAGAGCACCCCGCAGAGCTTCATCGAACGGCTGATGATCATGGCCGTGCGCGAAGGCGAGCATGTGGTGCGGCTCAAGGGCGGTGACCCTTTCATCTTCGGCCGCGGCGGCGAAGAGGTCGAGCACTTGGCGCAGGCCGGCATCCATGTGGAGGTGGTGAACGGCATCACCTCAGGCCTTGCCGGGCTGACATCGCTCGGCGTGCCGCTCACGCACCGCGACCATGCGCAGGGCGTCGTCTTTGTCACGGGGCATGCAAAGCCAGGTTCGCCGGGCACCGACTGGCACGCGCTGGCCGCAACGGCGCATGCCGCGCGCTTGACGCTGGTCATCTACATGGGCGTGTCGGGCGCAGGCCGCATTCAAGGCGAGTTGCTGAGCGGCCTTCCGGCCTCCACCCCCATCGTCGTGGTGCAGAACGCCAGCATGCCAACCCAGCGGCACGCCGTGGGAACACTCGGCACCCTGGAGCGCACGATTGCCGACAACGGCCTGTGCAGCCCTTCGATCATCGTGGTGGGCGACGTGCTGCAAGGACTGGCTGCCGCGGCGTCTTCCGCTCATGTTGCGCTGGAGAAGGCGGCCTGA
- a CDS encoding formate/nitrite transporter family protein has protein sequence MAYLQPSEFVTKMVDAGESKIFMSTRDTLIRSFMAGAILALAAVFAVTINVQTGYSIIGAILFPVGFCILYLLGFDLLTGVFVLTPLALIDKRPGVTVAGVLRNWGLVFVGNFLGAFTVAVLMAIVFTFGFTSPPDKVGQVIATIGEARTLGYSNHGAAGMLTLFVRGMLCNWMVSTGVVGAMISTSVSGKVIAMWMPIMVFFFMVFEHSVVNMFLFPSALLMGGNFSIMDYIIWNEIPTVLGNLVGGLSFTGLTLYATHVRTAPKRVAR, from the coding sequence ATGGCCTATTTGCAGCCTTCCGAATTCGTCACCAAGATGGTGGACGCCGGTGAATCCAAGATCTTCATGTCCACGCGGGACACGCTCATCCGCTCTTTCATGGCGGGTGCAATCCTGGCGCTGGCGGCCGTGTTTGCGGTCACCATCAACGTGCAGACCGGCTACTCGATCATCGGGGCCATCCTGTTTCCGGTCGGTTTCTGCATTCTTTACCTGCTCGGCTTCGACCTGCTGACCGGCGTGTTCGTGCTGACGCCGCTCGCGCTCATCGACAAGCGCCCCGGCGTCACCGTTGCCGGCGTGCTGCGCAACTGGGGCCTTGTGTTCGTCGGCAATTTTCTCGGCGCGTTCACAGTCGCCGTACTGATGGCCATCGTCTTCACCTTCGGCTTCACCAGCCCGCCCGACAAGGTCGGCCAGGTCATCGCCACCATCGGCGAGGCACGCACGCTGGGCTATTCCAACCATGGCGCCGCGGGCATGCTGACGCTCTTCGTGCGCGGCATGCTGTGCAACTGGATGGTGTCGACCGGCGTGGTGGGCGCGATGATCTCGACCTCGGTCTCCGGCAAGGTGATTGCCATGTGGATGCCGATCATGGTGTTCTTCTTCATGGTGTTCGAACACTCAGTGGTCAACATGTTCCTGTTTCCGTCGGCGCTGCTCATGGGCGGCAACTTCTCGATCATGGACTACATCATCTGGAACGAGATCCCCACCGTGCTCGGCAACCTCGTCGGCGGCCTGTCGTTCACCGGGCTCACGCTGTACGCCACGCATGTGAGAACTGCGCCCAAGCGCGTGGCTCGCTGA
- a CDS encoding bifunctional protein-serine/threonine kinase/phosphatase, with protein MRCALAVSIGQHSDKGRKETNQDFHGAALPEGQVRTAKGVAIAIADGISSSDVSHVASESAVRSFLTDYYCTSDAWSVSRSAQRVLTAANAWLHAQTQNGGGRFDKDRGYVCTFSALVLKSTTAHVFHVGDTRVYRWHAQALEQLTEDHRVSVGGGQSYLGRALGVGPHVEIDYRAVPIEQGDVFLLTSDGVHEHIDTAAVKAALDSNPGDLDAAARSIAEEAYRRGSPDNLTVQIVRVDALPDGDVNELQAQRTALQLPPMLEARMRFDGYTILRDLHHSHRSHIYLATDDDTGQRVVLKTPSVDLQNDEAHLDRFLLEEWVARRIDSAHVLKPHASNRKRNYLYVAMEFVEGQTLAQWMVDNPRPSLESMRGIVEQLARGLQAFHRLEMLHQDLRPENIMIDRTGTVRIIDFGSAWVAGLGDSTLTAPNQILGTVQYTAPEYFLGEGGSARSDLFSLAVIVYQMLTGRLPYGAEAARIRTRADQRNLQYRSALDTQPAIPAWIDEVLRKALAPNPLKRYEVLSEFVQDLRQPHPDFLNSRGTPLVEKNPVIFWKCMTLLLGIAVVVLLGVLSQRG; from the coding sequence ATGCGCTGCGCACTCGCGGTCTCCATCGGACAGCACTCCGACAAGGGACGCAAGGAAACCAACCAGGATTTCCACGGCGCCGCCCTGCCGGAGGGGCAAGTCCGCACCGCGAAGGGCGTGGCAATTGCCATTGCCGACGGCATCAGCAGCAGCGACGTGAGCCATGTGGCCAGCGAGTCGGCGGTCAGGAGCTTTCTGACCGACTACTACTGCACCTCGGACGCATGGAGCGTGAGCCGCTCGGCACAACGCGTGCTCACGGCCGCCAATGCCTGGCTGCACGCGCAAACCCAGAATGGCGGCGGCCGTTTCGACAAGGACCGCGGCTATGTCTGCACCTTCAGCGCCCTGGTCCTCAAGTCGACCACCGCGCATGTTTTTCATGTGGGCGACACGCGCGTCTATCGCTGGCATGCACAGGCACTCGAGCAGCTGACGGAGGACCACCGCGTATCGGTGGGCGGCGGACAAAGCTATCTCGGCCGAGCCCTCGGCGTAGGGCCGCATGTGGAGATCGACTACCGCGCCGTTCCCATCGAGCAGGGAGACGTCTTCCTGCTGACCTCCGACGGGGTTCACGAGCATATCGACACCGCAGCCGTCAAGGCCGCACTCGATTCGAACCCCGGCGACCTGGATGCCGCAGCCCGCAGCATTGCCGAAGAAGCGTATCGCCGTGGCAGCCCGGACAACCTGACGGTGCAGATCGTCAGGGTCGACGCGCTGCCCGACGGCGACGTCAACGAACTGCAAGCACAGCGCACCGCATTGCAGCTGCCGCCCATGCTGGAGGCGCGCATGCGCTTCGACGGCTACACCATCTTGCGCGACCTGCACCATAGCCATCGCAGCCACATCTACCTGGCCACCGACGACGACACCGGGCAACGCGTGGTGCTCAAGACCCCCTCGGTCGACCTGCAGAACGACGAGGCCCACCTGGACCGTTTTCTGCTCGAAGAATGGGTCGCGCGGCGCATCGACAGCGCCCACGTGCTCAAGCCGCACGCCAGCAACCGCAAGCGCAACTACCTCTACGTTGCGATGGAGTTCGTCGAAGGGCAGACGCTGGCGCAGTGGATGGTGGACAACCCGCGGCCAAGCCTCGAATCGATGCGCGGCATCGTCGAGCAGCTTGCAAGAGGCCTGCAGGCTTTCCATCGCCTGGAGATGCTGCACCAGGACCTGCGGCCCGAGAACATCATGATCGACCGCACGGGCACGGTGCGCATCATCGACTTTGGCTCCGCCTGGGTGGCCGGGCTGGGCGACAGCACGCTGACCGCACCCAACCAGATACTGGGCACGGTGCAATACACGGCGCCCGAATACTTTCTGGGCGAAGGCGGATCGGCGAGGTCGGACCTGTTCTCGCTGGCCGTCATCGTCTACCAGATGCTCACCGGACGCCTGCCCTACGGCGCGGAGGCTGCAAGAATCCGCACGCGGGCAGACCAGCGAAACCTGCAGTACCGGTCTGCGCTGGACACGCAGCCGGCCATTCCGGCCTGGATCGACGAAGTCCTGCGAAAGGCGCTCGCCCCCAACCCGCTCAAGCGCTACGAAGTGCTTTCAGAGTTTGTGCAAGATCTGCGGCAGCCTCATCCCGACTTTTTGAACAGCCGCGGCACGCCGCTGGTCGAGAAGAACCCGGTGATCTTCTGGAAATGCATGACCCTGCTGCTGGGCATTGCGGTGGTCGTGCTGCTTGGGGTGCTCAGCCAGCGAGGCTGA
- a CDS encoding AraC family transcriptional regulator: MFDTIEVGCRMVNFGHNGSMPRGMRPIDIERVQYRPSAESALDLEVFSMADLRRRVSRAHLQRHHRYDFHMFVHVKRGRCHAVVDFSHIECGAGSLLTIRPGQVHRFGPGSRWDANLLLFRPELLQASQGEERLQMPELLDALPGHLRLDRSTGRFLADTLARLEEECTLEARQPLLNWLLQSELATLVVRLHIFHAEQKPPAGASADAPERFRLFKRLLDAKMHQWHHVSRYAHAMGCSEKTLTRICSAVAGVGAKAFIASRLALEAKRLLVHTEMPISAVAQRLGFDEATNFTKFFRSIEGCTPGEFRRRFDVSL; the protein is encoded by the coding sequence GTGTTCGACACGATCGAAGTCGGTTGCCGAATGGTGAATTTCGGACACAATGGGTCGATGCCGCGCGGAATGAGACCCATCGACATCGAGCGGGTGCAATATCGGCCCTCGGCCGAGAGTGCGCTGGATCTCGAGGTCTTTTCGATGGCGGACTTGAGACGAAGGGTGTCCCGAGCCCACCTACAGCGTCACCACCGCTACGACTTTCACATGTTCGTGCACGTCAAACGCGGAAGATGTCACGCCGTGGTGGACTTCAGTCACATCGAGTGCGGCGCCGGATCGCTGCTCACCATCCGGCCCGGACAAGTCCACCGCTTCGGCCCGGGAAGCCGTTGGGATGCAAACCTCCTGCTGTTCCGACCCGAACTGCTGCAGGCTTCGCAAGGCGAGGAACGCCTCCAGATGCCTGAACTGCTCGATGCGCTTCCTGGCCATCTGCGCCTCGACCGGTCGACGGGGCGGTTCTTGGCCGACACGCTCGCGCGGCTCGAGGAGGAGTGCACGCTCGAAGCCCGGCAACCGCTGCTGAACTGGCTGCTCCAGAGTGAACTGGCAACGCTCGTGGTGCGACTGCACATCTTTCACGCCGAGCAAAAGCCGCCTGCCGGAGCGTCGGCCGACGCGCCGGAGCGCTTTCGTCTTTTCAAACGGCTTTTGGACGCGAAGATGCATCAGTGGCATCACGTTTCACGCTACGCACATGCCATGGGATGTTCCGAGAAGACTCTCACACGCATCTGCAGTGCGGTGGCTGGCGTCGGTGCAAAGGCCTTTATCGCTTCGCGCCTTGCGCTGGAAGCCAAGCGCCTTCTCGTGCACACGGAGATGCCTATTTCCGCCGTCGCACAGCGGCTTGGTTTCGACGAGGCGACCAACTTCACCAAGTTCTTTCGCAGCATTGAAGGATGCACCCCAGGCGAGTTCCGCCGTCGGTTCGATGTCTCGTTGTAG
- a CDS encoding ester cyclase: MARFVEFINTADPRLATELVSPDAVFHVPGRADPVHGPQGYLEIIGMMRGGFPDIQWTLEETVIEGEVIAARFTMRGTHRGAFFGVPRTGKTIAVQALNIYRLATGKIVSEVGQPDLLGLMQQIGALPRS; encoded by the coding sequence ATGGCTCGCTTCGTGGAGTTCATCAACACCGCGGACCCGCGGCTCGCCACAGAGTTGGTTTCTCCTGACGCCGTGTTTCACGTTCCGGGGCGGGCCGACCCCGTGCACGGGCCACAAGGCTACCTGGAGATCATCGGGATGATGCGTGGCGGATTCCCCGACATCCAATGGACTCTTGAGGAAACCGTCATCGAAGGTGAAGTCATCGCGGCGCGATTCACGATGCGCGGGACGCACCGCGGAGCCTTCTTCGGCGTGCCTCGCACCGGCAAGACGATTGCCGTGCAGGCGCTGAACATCTATCGGCTCGCGACTGGGAAAATCGTCTCCGAAGTGGGGCAACCGGACCTGCTCGGACTGATGCAGCAGATCGGGGCGTTGCCGCGCTCCTGA